In the Acomys russatus chromosome 11, mAcoRus1.1, whole genome shotgun sequence genome, one interval contains:
- the Ltb gene encoding lymphotoxin-beta isoform X1, whose translation MGTQGRQGLGGRPQGRGCLLLAVAGATSVVTLLLAVPITVLAVLALVPQDQGHQVEKITGSGAQAQKRVDDNKPSCLLPSASSLSETPNPRLHPQISSSRNRGSPSQGPVARPSQEASAWVTTLSPAVDSTPDPGVQQLPKGEPETDLSPELPAAHLIGSWRTGQGLGWEASQEEAFLRSGAQFSGTHGLSLPQGGVYYLYCHVGYRGRATPAGGSRAGTLTLRSALYRAGGAYGRGSPELLLEGAETVAPVVDRIGYGPLWYTSVGFGGLVQLRSGERVYVNISHPDMVDYRRGKTFFGAVMVG comes from the exons ATGGGGACGCAGGGACGGCAGGGCCTGGGTGGGAGGCCCCAAGGGAGGGGCTGCCTCTTGCTGGCTGTGGCAGGAGCTACTTCCGTGGTGACCCTCCTGTTGGCAGTGCCTATCACTGTCCTAGCTGTGCTGGCCTTGGTGCCCCAGGATCAGGGACATCAG GTTGAGAAGATCACTGGCTCAGGAGCACAGGCTCAGAAAAGAGTGGACGACAACAAAccatcctgcctcctgccctctgcctccagcCTCTCAGAGACTCCTAACCCCCGTCTGCACCCCCAGATATCCTCTTCCAGGAATCGAGGCTCCCCCTCCCAGGGCCCTGTCGCACGGCCCTCTCAGGAGGCATCTGCGTGGGTGACCACCCTGTCTCCAGCTGTGGATTCTACACCAGATCCAGGGGTCCAACAGCTGCCAAAGGGGGAACCAGAAACGGATCTCAGCCCCGAGCTTCCGGCTGCCCACCTCATAG GCTCTTGGAGGACCGGgcaggggctgggctgggaggcGAGCCAGGAGGAAGCGTTTCTGCGGAGCGGCGCGCAGTTCTCCGGTACCCACGGGCTGTCGCTGCCGCAGGGCGGCGTCTACTACCTCTACTGCCACGTCGGGTACCGGGGCAGGGCGACCCCTGCCGGCGGAAGCCGCGCTGGCACGCTCACGCTGCGCAGCGCGCTGTACCGCGCGGGGGGCGCCTACGGGCGGGGCTCCCCCGAGCTGCTGCTGGAGGGCGCGGAGACCGTGGCCCCTGTCGTGGACCGCATCGGGTACGGGCCTTTGTGGTACACGAGCGTGGGGTTCGGCGGTCTGGTGCAGCTCCGGAGCGGCGAGAGGGTGTACGTCAACATCAGTCACCCCGACATGGTGGACTACAGGAGAGGGAAGACCTTCTTCGGGGCGGTGATGGTGGGGTGA
- the Ltb gene encoding lymphotoxin-beta isoform X2, whose translation MGTQGRQGLGGRPQGRGCLLLAVAGATSVVTLLLAVPITVLAVLALVPQDQGHQGSNSCQRGNQKRISAPSFRLPTS comes from the exons ATGGGGACGCAGGGACGGCAGGGCCTGGGTGGGAGGCCCCAAGGGAGGGGCTGCCTCTTGCTGGCTGTGGCAGGAGCTACTTCCGTGGTGACCCTCCTGTTGGCAGTGCCTATCACTGTCCTAGCTGTGCTGGCCTTGGTGCCCCAGGATCAGGGACATCAG GGGTCCAACAGCTGCCAAAGGGGGAACCAGAAACGGATCTCAGCCCCGAGCTTCCGGCTGCCCACCTCATAG
- the Lst1 gene encoding leukocyte-specific transcript 1 protein, with amino-acid sequence MCNFCCTNCTHSVCCYLLFGSLGLGGLLLLLVTGLFTCLYRLCQRGKSLRAGARSGPAGPARQHGSPSTPLLSPAAESSQIPVKRLERNKFPEQELHYASLQKLPVSRSDLTDREEGEGMREDPSTDYACIAENRPT; translated from the exons ATGTGCAATTTCTGTTGCACCAACTGTACGC ACTCTGTATGCTGTTACCTGCTGTTTGGGAGCTTGGGCCTGGGAGggctcctcctgctgctggtcACCGGCCTGTTCACCTGCCTGTACCGGCTCTGTCAGAGGGGTAAGTCTCTGCGTGCCGGTGCTCGCTCAGGGCCAGCAGGGCCAGCACGCCAGCACGGCTCGCCCTCCACACCCCTCCTATCTCCCGCTGCTGAGTCCTCACAGATTCCAG tgaAGAGACTGGAAAGGAATAAG TTCCCAGAGCAGGAGCTCCACTATGCGTCTCTGCAGAAGCTCCCAGTGTCCCGCAGTGACCtcacagacagagaggaaggcgaAGGCATGAGAGAGGACCCTAGCACTGACTATGCCTGCATCGCCGAGAACAGACCCACTTGA
- the Ncr3 gene encoding natural cytotoxicity triggering receptor 3, which produces MEVSNVTPKFRGRVAAFAAVSQFIRDHKAELLIRDTQSHDSGMYVCRVEVLGTGIGTGNGTWLLVEKEHPQQASDTEQAAHTSILIRAGLYTLSFLSVAMGSTAYYQSKCPCHMGKHGHSSHSV; this is translated from the exons ATGGAGGTGAGCAATGTGACCCCAAAGTTCAGGGGTCGCGTGGCCGCTTTTGCTGCTGTTTCCCAGTTCATCAGGGACCACAAGGCAGAGCTGCTCATCCGGGACACCCAAAGCCATGACAGCgggatgtatgtgtgtagggTGGAGGTGCTAGGCACGGGCATCGGCACAGGGAACGGGACTTGGCTGCTGGTGGAGAAAG AGCATCCTCAGCAAGCCTCGGACACAGAGCAGGCAGCCCACACAAGTATCCTCATCCGTGCTGGACTCTACACACTCAGTTTTCTCTCTGTGGCCATGGGCAGTACTGCCTATTATCAGAGCAAAT GCCCTTGTCACATGGGGAAACATGGCCACTCCTCTCACAGCGTCTGA